The following coding sequences lie in one Cannabis sativa cultivar Pink pepper isolate KNU-18-1 chromosome 5, ASM2916894v1, whole genome shotgun sequence genomic window:
- the LOC133037683 gene encoding uncharacterized protein LOC133037683: protein MIIQEERQRSLGSSEIVPFAAASSSTNPPRAKKPRPSCSNCGKPGHLVDKCYFLHGFPPGYGDKKKQDKGKGKANTASTHNPKPENDHQLTHADITSHCQHLISLLSQQLGHTSNAENPASNPAISNHAGSYSECGDWDS, encoded by the exons ATGATCATTCAAGAAGAGCGTCAACGATCCCTTGGATCCTCTGAAATTGTTCCTTTTGCTGCTGCCTCGTCTTCAACCAATCCCCCAAGAGCAAAGAAGCCTAGGCCATCATGCTCTAACTGTGGCAAACCAGGCCATTTGGTTGATAAATGTTACTTTTTGCATGGATTCCCCCCCGGCTATGGTGATAAGAAGAAGCAAGACAAGGGAAAAGGGAAGGCAAATACTGCTTCCACACACAACCCGAAACCTGAGAATGATCACCAGCTTACACATGCTGATATTACTTCTCACTGCCAGCATCTCATATCACTTCTAAGCCAGCAGCTAGGACATACCAGCAATGCTGAAAACCCAGCCAGCAACCCTGCAATTTCGAATCATGCAG GATCTTACTCTGAATGTGGTGATTGGGACAGCTAA
- the LOC115718038 gene encoding uncharacterized protein LOC115718038: MRNYGRLISAMASLMVVISTMMMCYGAEVASAQLSNAQCHEERRIGLNACKAVLVGRPPSAACCQRVRVTHVQCVCQVITPKLAAYIDLKRAIPLIQGCGRRVPRHFKCGSITTP, from the exons ATGAGGAATTATGGCCGTTTGATAAGCGCGATGGCGAGTTTGATGGTGGTGATCTCGACAATGATGATGTGTTATGGGGCGGAAGTTGCAAGCGCGCAGCTTAGCAACGCGCAGTGCCATGAGGAGAGAAGGATTGGGCTGAACGCGTGCAAGGCGGTGCTGGTTGGGAGGCCTCCCTCGGCGGCTTGTTGCCAACGAGTAAGGGTGACTCATGTTCAATGTGTTTGCCAAGTTATAACGCCCAAGCTGGCTGCTTATATCGATCTCAAACGTGCTATTCCTCTTATTCAAGGCTGCGGTCGCCGTGTTCCTCGCCACTTCAAGTGTGGGA GCATCACTACTCCATGA
- the LOC115716809 gene encoding uncharacterized protein LOC115716809 — MKMMMRGIMGLMVVMMMMMMMMMSYGVEVASAQLSNAQCHEERRIGLNACKPVLIGMPPSAACCQRVRVTHVQCVCQAITPKLAAYIDLKRAIPLIQGCGRRVPRHFKCGSITTP, encoded by the coding sequence atgaaaatgatgatgaggGGAATAATGGGTTTGAtggtggtgatgatgatgatgatgatgatgatgatgagttaTGGGGTGGAAGTTGCTAGTGCACAACTTAGCAACGCGCAGTGCCATGAGGAGAGAAGGATTGGGCTGAACGCGTGCAAGCCGGTGCTGATTGGGATGCCTCCCTCGGCGGCGTGTTGCCAACGAGTAAGGGTGACTCATGTTCAGTGTGTTTGCCAAGCTATAACGCCCAAACTGGCTGCCTATATCGATCTCAAACGCGCCATTCCCCTTATCCAAGGCTGCGGTCGCAGGGTCCCTCGCCACTTCAAGTGTGGAAG
- the LOC133038009 gene encoding uncharacterized protein LOC133038009 yields MHLMVIALVSHSALSVPRNSAMLTLNGTNHKQWVESLMLNLTLMRVDLALRMDAPPKPADDATEKDKKSYEDWEHSNRCCLMLMRYHMDESIRDSIPQIENAKDFLAAIKEKYKKFSKNEKNECLTLFHRTNYADTGDIRAHIDKLMGCYQKLKGMGLDLGEDYMVWFVMETIPSQFDSIRSSYNAQKEQWTVEEMTAILAKEEEDMKKGRARSISMVTNPNNSHKRKFTPNNSSDQRFHKKRATNPKGNGQASSSSTGHKNEFFKGKCNFCQCFGHKKADCRKLKAHLEKKGSDKSKKAE; encoded by the exons ATGCATTTAATGGTTATTGCTCTTGTTTCTCATTCAGCTTTGAGCGTTCCAAGAAACTCTGCCATGTTGACGCTAAATGGAACCAACCATAAGCAGTGGGTTGAATCCCTCATGCTAAATTTGACTCTTATGAGAGTGGACTTGGCCTTGAGAATGGATGCACCTCCTAAACCTGCTGATGATGCCACTGAAAAGGATAAGAAATCCTATGAGGATTGGGAGCATTCCAATCGTTGTTGTTTGATGCTTATGAGGTATCACATGGATGAGTCCATTCGTGATAGTATTCCTCAGATTGAAAATGCAAAGGATTTTCTTGCTGCCATTAAGGAAAAGTACAAAAAGTTCTCaaagaatgagaaaaatgaGTGCTTGACTTTGTTCCATCGCACTAATTATGCTGATACGGGTGATATTAGAGCCCACATTGACAAGCTCATGGGTTGTTACCAAAAGCTCAAGGGCATGGGATTGGATCTTGGTGAGGATTACATGGTGTGGTTTGTGATGGAAACCATTCCTTCTCAATTTGATTCGATCAGATCAAGCTACAATGCTCAAAAGGAGCAGTGGACCGTCGAGGAGATGACTGCTATTCTTGCCAAAGAAGAAGAGGACATGAAAAAGGGGAGAGCAAGAAGTATCTCCATGGTGACCAATCCaaacaattctcataagagaaAATTCACTCCCAACAACTCTAGTGACCAAAGGTTTCATAAGAAGAGAGCCACCAATCCTAAGGGAAATGGACAAGCAAGCTCTTCTTCAACTGGTCATAAGAATGAGTTTTTCAAAGGGAAGTGCAACTTTTGTCAATGCTTCGGGCATAAGAAAGCTGATTGCCGAAAGCTCAAAGCTCACTTAGAGAAGAAAG GCAGTGACAAGTCGAAGAAGGCCGAGTAG